One genomic window of Geoanaerobacter pelophilus includes the following:
- a CDS encoding STAS domain-containing protein, with protein MDEFAANNTGAPDDLVVHLSGSMTIHYAVEIKDALLTAFNDSSKLTCNLTQVSDIDLAGLQLLCATHKSSCASGRKFEVVGLERDDFVKVVECAGFSRHIGCMQNEANRCIWVGGAQ; from the coding sequence ATGGACGAGTTTGCAGCAAACAACACAGGTGCGCCGGATGATCTGGTTGTTCACCTGTCCGGCAGCATGACAATACATTATGCTGTCGAGATAAAAGATGCTCTGCTTACCGCCTTTAATGATTCATCTAAGCTTACCTGTAATCTCACCCAGGTAAGTGACATAGACTTGGCCGGGTTGCAGCTTCTGTGCGCGACCCACAAATCTTCTTGTGCTTCTGGAAGGAAATTTGAAGTGGTTGGCCTGGAAAGAGATGATTTTGTTAAGGTAGTGGAGTGTGCTGGATTTTCTCGCCATATCGGCTGCATGCAAAATGAGGCAAATCGTTGTATCTGGGTTGGAGGTGCACAATAA